In a single window of the Olivibacter sp. SDN3 genome:
- a CDS encoding family 20 glycosylhydrolase, with amino-acid sequence MKRSILLVSCLFLLFSACSTVSKQNATNAPLHLTWQVTSNINDEGSRGHSSLTVTNTGETALPAQGWQLYFNIGNLAIADDDTSHVQVAQINGDAFRLFPDSLFRGLAKGDSLTIQLVSRKIRNLTDFPAGFYLVLDEDTTQGIDLPFLLDTPSYVKQEEVGLAAYIFEQNQKINSIDSTHLPLLFPTPTSYTKKTGKFSISDQTPIYCDTAFLPEANYFVDELEEVLGSKLLINQELTETGIHITKKELPNTEAYELDVTPEKITIGATGNAGVFYALQSLKVLLPPNTWQQGQRQIEVPQVAIRDQPRFSHRAFLLDVARNFQSKEQVFKVLDLMALYKLNVFHFHIVEDEGWRLAIPGLPELTAVGANRGHTYDEKDHLLPSYGSGATAGNSPGSGYYTREDYIEILRYATQRHIKVITEIETPGHARAAIKAMGARYERLVKEGKQQEAEQYLLHDSSDRSVYRSVQGFDDNVINVALPSTYTFLEKVTDELISMYEEAKAPLESIHFGGDEVPEGVWEKSPVVKKLMASQPNIQTNEDLWHYFFDKLNQMLTSKKIYLSGWEEIGLTKTTTADGNKKMVVEPRFANNNFHVDVWNNLSGNEDLAYKLANAGYQVVLTNVTNMYLDLAYNPSFYELGQYWGGYVDIEKPFRFIPYDYYRNQTEDERGNSLPHGHFVGKEKLTATGKKNIVGLQAPLWSEKIIDADRLEYLLLPKILGLAERAWAPDPEWANTTAGNDESYRQAWSVFTHAVGTRELPRLDHYKGGFSYRIPTPGVKRAGEMVQANTQFPGLTIRYTTDGSEPTINSTVYTAPIPFQEYLTFRVFNQQGRGSRSIRL; translated from the coding sequence ATGAAACGTTCCATACTTCTTGTAAGCTGTTTATTTTTGCTTTTTAGTGCTTGTTCTACCGTATCGAAACAAAATGCTACCAACGCACCCCTTCATTTAACCTGGCAAGTTACCAGCAATATCAATGATGAAGGGTCGCGGGGGCACTCCTCGCTAACGGTTACGAACACAGGCGAAACAGCGCTCCCGGCACAAGGTTGGCAATTATATTTCAATATCGGCAATTTAGCTATCGCTGACGATGATACGTCTCATGTACAAGTTGCCCAGATTAATGGTGATGCATTCAGGCTATTTCCCGATTCCCTTTTTAGAGGCCTGGCCAAAGGTGATTCGCTGACCATCCAGCTTGTTTCACGTAAAATCCGTAATCTCACGGACTTCCCTGCAGGCTTCTACCTTGTTCTTGACGAAGATACTACACAAGGGATCGACTTACCTTTCTTGTTAGATACGCCTAGCTATGTTAAGCAAGAGGAGGTGGGTCTGGCAGCATACATATTTGAACAGAATCAAAAAATCAACTCCATTGATAGTACGCATTTACCGTTGCTTTTTCCTACCCCAACATCGTATACAAAAAAAACGGGGAAATTCTCGATAAGCGATCAGACACCTATTTACTGCGATACGGCTTTTCTTCCTGAAGCAAATTATTTCGTAGATGAGTTGGAAGAAGTTCTTGGCAGTAAGCTTTTAATTAATCAAGAACTCACGGAAACCGGCATACACATTACAAAAAAGGAACTACCCAATACGGAAGCTTACGAGCTTGATGTTACCCCCGAAAAAATAACGATTGGCGCTACAGGCAACGCAGGAGTTTTCTATGCCCTCCAATCACTTAAAGTGTTACTACCACCCAATACCTGGCAGCAGGGCCAAAGGCAAATTGAGGTGCCCCAAGTTGCGATCAGAGATCAGCCCCGCTTTTCGCATCGTGCTTTTTTATTAGATGTAGCGCGAAACTTTCAATCCAAGGAGCAAGTATTCAAAGTATTGGACCTGATGGCACTCTATAAGCTTAATGTGTTCCATTTTCATATAGTGGAAGACGAAGGCTGGCGGTTAGCGATACCTGGGCTTCCGGAGCTTACCGCTGTTGGCGCCAATAGGGGGCACACTTATGACGAAAAAGATCATCTACTACCATCTTACGGGTCGGGAGCTACGGCTGGGAATTCTCCGGGAAGCGGTTATTATACCCGTGAAGATTATATTGAGATTCTCCGTTATGCAACGCAACGCCATATCAAGGTCATCACGGAGATTGAAACACCGGGGCATGCCCGGGCAGCCATAAAGGCAATGGGAGCCCGATATGAACGACTGGTAAAAGAAGGGAAACAGCAAGAAGCCGAGCAATATTTGCTACACGACAGCAGCGATCGCTCGGTATATCGGTCTGTACAGGGTTTTGATGATAATGTCATCAATGTGGCGTTGCCCTCCACGTATACCTTTCTAGAAAAAGTAACGGACGAACTTATTTCTATGTACGAGGAAGCAAAGGCACCACTTGAGAGCATTCACTTTGGTGGAGACGAAGTGCCTGAAGGCGTGTGGGAGAAATCGCCAGTTGTAAAAAAACTCATGGCCAGCCAACCTAACATTCAAACAAACGAAGACCTTTGGCATTATTTCTTCGACAAGCTGAACCAGATGCTCACTTCAAAAAAAATATATCTTTCTGGATGGGAAGAAATTGGTTTAACCAAAACAACGACAGCTGACGGAAATAAAAAAATGGTCGTAGAGCCGCGTTTTGCCAATAACAATTTCCATGTTGACGTATGGAATAACCTTTCCGGTAATGAAGATCTGGCTTATAAGCTGGCCAATGCCGGTTACCAAGTAGTATTAACCAATGTTACCAATATGTACCTTGATCTAGCCTATAACCCAAGCTTTTATGAGCTTGGGCAATATTGGGGTGGATACGTTGATATAGAGAAGCCTTTCCGTTTCATCCCTTACGATTATTATCGCAACCAAACAGAAGATGAGCGTGGGAACTCCTTGCCTCACGGGCATTTTGTGGGAAAAGAAAAGCTAACGGCGACCGGAAAAAAGAACATTGTTGGTTTACAAGCACCTTTGTGGAGCGAAAAAATTATCGATGCTGATCGTTTGGAATACTTACTTTTACCAAAAATATTAGGTTTAGCAGAACGCGCCTGGGCTCCGGATCCAGAATGGGCCAACACGACAGCAGGTAACGACGAAAGTTATCGGCAAGCTTGGTCGGTTTTTACCCACGCTGTTGGGACGCGTGAGTTGCCTAGACTTGACCACTATAAAGGCGGATTCAGTTATCGCATTCCAACACCGGGGGTCAAAAGAGCTGGGGAAATGGTTCAGGCGAATACGCAGTTCCCCGGATTAACAATACGTTATACCACAGATGGCTCTGAACCAACCATTAATAGTACTGTCTACACCGCCCCCATCCCCTTTCAAGAGTATTTAACCTTCCGGGTTTTCAAT
- a CDS encoding mechanosensitive ion channel family protein, with protein MIIYMWRATYKQQFIEKIRSVFWILIFNLLGFSTYAAQDTIFSTGLGSDSLFALRVDSAKETYKKLNPQFLTNINVSFLAKELSGYESANKETIQTLDSLGDGTAVDTFRIYAEAGKERLNRLQGFRNTIKNYQSSITSAVRDYHQLATDSLFSYADDSIAAVYRNELASLNMEVTRSEWQARQKLDSVQRLISRSDSVWQATSDMVLMLANDAKQQRTVQNRRGANAIWATPRTFSKDRMMGSLQSTYLETKAVNKYLQQTERTSRVFLILLSIGFFYWIYKNGKTIHDYRYKGEIKIPFYNPGIAIVKTLIFFFTLLPLFSASTPSILLQLTQLLIVLLFSIILYKTLSKEQRNWWFAIIFFYVLVVSINSLVNEGFVIRIASLVLNLSALYLSYAGRRRLKKRETHGYINNSIFSIFLLTNTVAFILNVIGYVEYSRYWSIAGAVILLQAFCLIEFSKMMKNALRLQFQKSRLINGFFKRFNESRTLKSLDSLLRFLCLALLIVVLANNLRVLQSLIEFIDGFLNAPRRIGSIQFNFGNLTICVLVLAIANWLQKNINLFFKEPSIQEYDSNGVNHANLLPLFKLVIIILGFLFAISTLGVGLDKLTIIVGALSVGVGLGLQNIINNFVSGVILIFERPFRVGDYIELADKKGKVQQIGIRASTLLTQEGSEVIIPNGDLLSGRVVNWTLSRSYSKTSINLKVDRKATMETIKTIIREEMREITYAMDNMEVEILYEDLTTDTINLLITCWIINIYNERLFRSQFLEKLYTRCTKEDICLVSA; from the coding sequence ATGATAATATACATGTGGAGAGCGACTTACAAGCAACAGTTTATTGAAAAAATCAGGTCGGTTTTTTGGATATTGATTTTTAATTTATTGGGTTTTAGTACCTATGCAGCCCAGGATACAATTTTTTCCACTGGATTAGGAAGTGATAGTTTATTTGCATTACGAGTAGATTCGGCAAAAGAAACTTATAAGAAGCTAAACCCTCAATTTCTTACAAATATCAATGTTAGCTTTTTAGCAAAAGAACTATCGGGGTACGAATCGGCTAATAAAGAAACTATCCAAACATTGGATAGTTTGGGAGATGGTACCGCTGTAGATACTTTTAGGATTTACGCGGAAGCAGGAAAAGAGCGGTTGAATAGGTTACAAGGCTTCAGAAACACCATAAAAAATTATCAGAGTAGTATAACAAGTGCCGTTAGAGATTACCACCAATTAGCAACAGATAGTCTTTTTAGCTATGCAGATGATTCTATAGCGGCAGTTTATCGTAATGAGCTTGCTAGCTTAAATATGGAAGTAACACGATCGGAATGGCAAGCGCGGCAAAAGCTCGACTCTGTCCAGCGTTTGATCAGCAGGTCTGACAGTGTTTGGCAAGCTACCAGCGATATGGTGTTAATGCTGGCCAACGACGCGAAACAGCAGCGTACTGTGCAGAATAGGAGGGGCGCGAATGCTATTTGGGCGACGCCAAGAACATTTAGTAAAGATAGGATGATGGGAAGCTTACAAAGCACTTATCTTGAAACAAAAGCAGTAAACAAGTATTTGCAACAGACGGAACGAACAAGTAGAGTTTTTTTGATATTGTTGAGTATTGGCTTCTTTTACTGGATATACAAAAATGGCAAGACCATACATGACTACCGGTACAAAGGTGAGATAAAAATACCTTTTTATAACCCTGGGATAGCTATTGTCAAAACACTTATTTTCTTTTTTACATTACTTCCCTTATTTTCTGCATCAACACCGAGCATACTTCTTCAGTTGACACAGTTGCTGATTGTTTTGCTGTTTAGCATTATTTTATACAAAACATTAAGTAAAGAGCAAAGAAATTGGTGGTTTGCTATTATATTTTTTTATGTTCTGGTTGTATCGATTAATTCACTTGTTAATGAAGGCTTCGTCATAAGAATTGCCTCTCTTGTGTTAAATCTTTCTGCATTGTATTTAAGTTATGCTGGCAGACGTCGATTGAAAAAGCGTGAAACCCATGGCTACATCAATAACAGTATTTTCTCGATTTTCTTGTTAACCAATACCGTTGCTTTTATATTGAATGTCATCGGTTATGTGGAGTACTCCAGATACTGGAGTATAGCTGGCGCCGTAATTCTTTTACAAGCCTTTTGCTTGATTGAATTTTCAAAAATGATGAAGAACGCTTTGAGGTTACAATTTCAAAAAAGTCGACTCATAAATGGTTTTTTCAAGAGATTTAATGAGAGTAGAACATTGAAAAGTTTGGATAGCCTGCTTCGCTTTCTATGCCTAGCATTACTTATTGTGGTTCTTGCGAATAACTTAAGAGTATTGCAATCCCTGATAGAATTTATCGATGGCTTTTTGAATGCACCGCGGCGAATTGGAAGCATCCAATTTAACTTTGGAAATTTAACTATTTGCGTCCTTGTTCTTGCGATAGCTAACTGGCTTCAGAAAAACATTAATCTGTTCTTTAAGGAGCCCAGCATACAGGAATATGATTCCAATGGGGTAAACCATGCGAACCTATTACCATTATTTAAGCTTGTTATTATAATTTTGGGATTCTTGTTTGCCATCAGTACCCTGGGGGTTGGTCTGGATAAATTAACCATTATAGTGGGTGCTTTGAGCGTGGGTGTGGGACTGGGTTTGCAGAATATCATTAATAATTTTGTTTCGGGAGTGATTTTAATCTTTGAGCGGCCATTTAGGGTAGGCGACTATATCGAATTAGCTGACAAAAAAGGAAAGGTGCAGCAAATAGGTATTCGCGCCAGTACCCTACTCACCCAGGAAGGATCAGAAGTGATCATTCCTAATGGAGATTTGCTCTCCGGTAGAGTGGTTAACTGGACCTTAAGCCGATCTTACAGCAAAACGAGCATAAATCTTAAAGTAGATCGGAAAGCAACAATGGAAACTATCAAAACGATTATTAGGGAAGAGATGCGCGAAATAACTTACGCGATGGATAATATGGAAGTGGAGATTTTATACGAAGACCTTACAACAGATACTATTAACTTGTTGATTACCTGTTGGATTATAAATATTTATAATGAAAGACTCTTTAGGAGCCAATTTCTTGAAAAATTATATACGCGTTGTACCAAAGAAGATATTTGTTTAGTGAGTGCTTAG
- a CDS encoding DUF4168 domain-containing protein — MSILKNKGVLAVAIAFFAVSTSSSLTFAQDTPAPQEQMPAQAPIKEDFKKEELQSFVKANQKVVAIQRASEEEMIKVVKDEGFTVERFNEIAESQQNPDKKVEADEKELASFNSAAQKITGMSQQVDSQMQESIKQEGLDIETYQQIIIAYQSSDKVKQEIDELLPKQEENQQQ; from the coding sequence ATGAGTATTTTAAAAAATAAAGGTGTGCTGGCAGTTGCCATAGCATTTTTTGCAGTCTCTACCAGCAGCAGCTTAACATTTGCGCAGGACACTCCTGCACCTCAAGAGCAAATGCCTGCACAAGCACCTATAAAGGAAGATTTTAAGAAAGAAGAACTACAATCGTTTGTTAAAGCCAACCAAAAAGTTGTTGCTATACAAAGGGCTAGTGAGGAGGAAATGATAAAAGTAGTTAAAGACGAAGGATTCACCGTTGAACGATTCAATGAAATTGCCGAATCTCAGCAAAACCCAGATAAAAAGGTAGAAGCTGACGAAAAAGAGCTGGCTTCCTTCAATAGCGCAGCCCAAAAAATTACGGGTATGAGTCAACAAGTTGATAGTCAAATGCAAGAGAGCATTAAACAAGAGGGGCTCGATATAGAGACCTATCAACAAATCATCATAGCCTATCAGAGTAGCGATAAAGTAAAACAGGAGATAGACGAGTTGCTTCCTAAACAAGAGGAAAATCAACAACAATAA
- a CDS encoding FadR/GntR family transcriptional regulator, which yields MDNSKTNARGLNFDLPKLTNITMADQVELKLREYFKKKAFKPGDLLPKELEIAASLGVSRNIVREALSRLKALGLIETKKKRGMVLAEPDILGSFEKVLDPLIMGDSILYDIFGLRLVLEMGLADMLFMYKTEKDIDELKRIVAKEKSTSEKFRIKTEIAFHGKLYAMTNNDTLKRFQNMLLPLFDYVVAFEANHYKPGGVSHADLVQLLINGTVDDFRKGMRIHLEPHFAWLAHIKNNSL from the coding sequence ATGGACAACTCAAAAACAAATGCTAGAGGTCTGAATTTTGACCTACCCAAACTGACCAATATAACCATGGCTGATCAGGTCGAACTCAAATTAAGAGAATATTTTAAGAAAAAGGCTTTTAAACCGGGAGATCTGTTGCCAAAAGAGTTAGAGATAGCTGCTTCTTTGGGGGTTAGTCGCAATATTGTTCGCGAAGCACTTAGTCGGCTAAAAGCACTGGGACTCATCGAAACAAAGAAGAAAAGAGGAATGGTATTGGCAGAACCAGATATTTTGGGTTCCTTTGAAAAGGTGCTCGACCCATTGATTATGGGCGATAGTATTCTATATGATATATTCGGCTTACGACTGGTGTTGGAAATGGGCTTGGCGGATATGTTATTTATGTACAAGACGGAGAAAGATATTGATGAGTTAAAACGAATAGTTGCAAAAGAAAAGTCCACCAGTGAGAAATTTAGGATTAAGACGGAAATAGCTTTCCATGGCAAGCTATATGCTATGACAAACAACGACACTTTAAAGCGATTTCAAAATATGTTGTTGCCGCTGTTTGATTATGTTGTTGCATTTGAAGCAAACCATTATAAACCCGGAGGTGTGTCTCATGCAGATTTGGTACAGCTTTTAATTAATGGTACGGTCGATGATTTTAGAAAAGGCATGCGGATTCATTTAGAACCTCACTTCGCTTGGTTGGCGCATATTAAAAACAATTCATTGTAG
- a CDS encoding dihydrodipicolinate synthase family protein — MKIEKMEGLVAATFSNFDSKGSLKLSDIPSLVDKLYRDGLKGVFVCGTNGEGPNLTLAERMLVAERYVNAAKNKLKVFVHVGHSAIAEARELAIHAEQIGADAISAVAAFYFRPVDTQNLVDCMAQIANAAPTLPFYYYHIPTLTGVGMDMVKFLELAEEKIPNLAGIKYTASTLYEYQACLNYKGGKYDMLFGYDEMLLPALALGAKGAVGSTYNFAAPLYLRMMDLYKYGQLEKAQELQYHLVQMIRAFVKYSPIPAQKAIMQMFDLDMGGCRLPLQGLRDEQKETLKNELDNLGFFHLLKTGLRI; from the coding sequence ATGAAGATAGAAAAAATGGAAGGCTTAGTTGCCGCAACATTCTCTAATTTTGACAGCAAAGGAAGTCTAAAACTTTCAGATATTCCTAGCCTTGTCGATAAATTATATAGAGATGGCTTGAAGGGTGTTTTTGTTTGTGGAACAAATGGTGAAGGGCCAAATTTAACCTTAGCAGAACGGATGTTGGTTGCCGAAAGATACGTTAATGCAGCAAAAAATAAATTGAAGGTTTTTGTGCACGTAGGTCATAGCGCTATCGCTGAAGCAAGGGAGCTCGCAATACATGCTGAGCAGATCGGTGCAGATGCTATTTCCGCCGTTGCAGCCTTCTATTTTAGGCCCGTGGATACACAAAATTTAGTGGATTGCATGGCCCAAATAGCGAATGCAGCACCTACACTTCCTTTTTATTATTATCATATCCCCACGCTAACTGGCGTAGGAATGGATATGGTCAAATTTTTGGAATTGGCAGAAGAGAAAATTCCTAATCTAGCTGGTATAAAATATACCGCTTCTACGCTATATGAATATCAAGCATGCTTGAACTATAAAGGGGGGAAGTACGACATGCTGTTTGGTTACGATGAAATGCTGTTGCCTGCATTGGCATTGGGAGCTAAAGGAGCTGTTGGTAGCACATATAATTTTGCTGCGCCTCTTTATTTGAGAATGATGGATCTTTATAAGTACGGGCAATTGGAGAAAGCCCAGGAATTGCAATATCATCTAGTACAGATGATACGTGCATTTGTTAAGTATTCGCCAATACCTGCACAGAAAGCTATTATGCAGATGTTTGATTTAGATATGGGGGGGTGTCGATTGCCACTTCAGGGGTTAAGAGACGAACAAAAAGAAACACTGAAGAATGAGTTAGACAACCTAGGTTTTTTTCATTTACTAAAAACAGGTCTTCGAATTTAA
- a CDS encoding galactose oxidase, whose translation MRYLKPYTLIFMLIVGGMNLLAQEKSSRNYFQWSELPAVPDKHGFAGAFAGVSNNCLLLAGGANFPDGGITGGGAKKWHQKIYVLEGPTGKWKKVGKLERPLGYGVSVDYDGALICIGGGNEQVHSANVFLLRYKKGIIEEKTLPDLPKPLANACGALLGDKLYVCGGTVGPDVFEAVNDLYVLDLKAPGNELKWKTLDPLPGVGRMLAVAGARDGAFYVFSGVSLKKNAVGEIQRTYLQDTYRYIPTKGWERRASSPVPVAAAPGPAYPAGESLLLVFGGDDGALATNTESLGSVHPGFSNQVLAYNTVTDAWSSVDTISTASNSSFPVTTTAVLWRGNIVIPNGETQPGERTPGVIVACPIKVPLQ comes from the coding sequence ATGCGGTACCTAAAACCTTATACACTAATATTTATGCTCATCGTTGGAGGGATGAATTTATTAGCACAGGAGAAATCTAGCCGTAACTATTTTCAGTGGTCGGAATTACCAGCCGTTCCAGATAAGCATGGCTTTGCGGGCGCCTTTGCTGGTGTATCGAATAATTGTCTGCTATTGGCCGGTGGTGCAAACTTTCCAGACGGAGGAATTACTGGGGGAGGTGCAAAAAAGTGGCACCAAAAGATCTACGTGTTGGAAGGACCTACCGGCAAATGGAAGAAGGTTGGTAAGCTTGAACGGCCACTGGGATATGGAGTTTCTGTGGATTATGATGGAGCACTAATTTGTATAGGTGGTGGTAATGAACAAGTGCATTCGGCTAATGTTTTTTTACTTCGTTATAAAAAGGGTATAATTGAAGAAAAAACTTTACCAGATCTACCAAAACCTTTAGCCAACGCCTGTGGTGCATTGCTTGGTGATAAATTGTATGTATGCGGAGGCACAGTAGGGCCGGATGTGTTTGAGGCAGTAAACGATTTATATGTATTGGATTTAAAGGCCCCCGGTAACGAATTGAAATGGAAAACCTTAGATCCGCTACCCGGAGTAGGTCGTATGCTGGCTGTTGCCGGTGCCCGAGACGGCGCTTTTTATGTATTCAGTGGGGTTTCACTTAAAAAAAATGCAGTAGGAGAAATACAACGAACTTATCTACAGGATACTTACCGTTACATACCTACAAAAGGTTGGGAACGAAGAGCTTCTTCGCCGGTACCGGTTGCAGCGGCTCCTGGTCCTGCCTATCCTGCAGGAGAAAGTCTTCTGCTTGTTTTCGGCGGCGACGATGGAGCGTTGGCCACAAATACGGAATCATTAGGAAGCGTACATCCGGGCTTTTCTAACCAAGTCTTGGCATACAATACAGTCACAGATGCCTGGAGCAGCGTCGACACGATATCTACAGCTTCAAATTCAAGTTTCCCGGTTACAACTACAGCTGTGTTGTGGAGGGGTAATATAGTAATTCCAAATGGAGAAACCCAGCCCGGCGAACGTACTCCGGGAGTAATAGTGGCATGTCCAATAAAGGTGCCTTTACAATAG
- a CDS encoding inositol-3-phosphate synthase produces MAYTIKPSEGKLGILIPGLGAVATTFIAGVAAINKGLSKPVGSLTQMGNIRLGKRTENRYPLIKDFVPLAGLKDVVFGGWDIYKDNVFEAATNAKVLEPLLLHAVKDELEAIKPMKAVFDKNFVKNLDGVHVKEQTHRRELADALLADIEEFKLHNDCSRLVMIWCGSTEKYIDDCDIFQTLDAFELALDNNDQRISPSMLYAYAAIKSHVPFANGAPNLTCDIPAMIELAQLMEVPIAGKDFKTGQTLMKTILAPGLQARALGVKGWFSSNILGNRDGLVLDDPENFKTKEVSKLSVLEEILNPEINPELYGDLYHKVRINYYPPHGDNKESWDNIDIFGWLGYPMQIKINFLCRDSILAAPIVLDLALFLDLAHRAGMSGIQEWLSFYLKSPQTAPGLKAEHDIFKQLIKLQNTLRHIMGEDLITHLGLDYYQELVDSL; encoded by the coding sequence ATGGCGTATACTATTAAACCATCCGAAGGCAAACTGGGTATATTGATTCCTGGTTTGGGAGCTGTTGCTACGACCTTCATTGCAGGTGTTGCAGCTATTAATAAAGGCTTGTCAAAGCCTGTCGGATCGCTTACTCAGATGGGTAATATTCGTTTGGGGAAACGAACAGAAAATCGGTATCCATTGATTAAGGATTTCGTGCCGTTGGCTGGCCTGAAAGATGTTGTTTTTGGAGGATGGGATATTTATAAAGATAATGTTTTTGAAGCTGCAACTAACGCTAAGGTGTTGGAACCTTTGTTGTTGCATGCAGTGAAAGATGAGCTGGAGGCAATTAAACCTATGAAGGCGGTGTTCGATAAGAATTTTGTTAAGAATTTAGATGGCGTGCACGTGAAGGAACAGACACACCGTCGGGAGTTGGCTGATGCACTCTTAGCAGATATTGAAGAATTTAAGTTACATAATGACTGTAGCCGTTTGGTGATGATATGGTGCGGTTCAACGGAGAAATATATTGACGACTGCGATATTTTTCAAACGTTAGATGCTTTTGAACTGGCTTTGGACAATAACGACCAACGTATTTCTCCTAGTATGCTTTATGCGTATGCTGCTATCAAGTCGCATGTGCCATTTGCCAATGGAGCACCAAATTTAACTTGTGATATCCCGGCGATGATTGAATTAGCACAACTCATGGAGGTGCCAATTGCTGGCAAGGATTTTAAAACGGGACAAACCCTAATGAAAACTATTCTTGCACCCGGTTTGCAGGCTCGTGCATTAGGTGTAAAAGGATGGTTTTCTTCCAATATCTTAGGAAATAGAGACGGTTTGGTACTGGATGATCCCGAAAATTTTAAAACAAAGGAAGTGTCCAAATTGAGCGTGTTGGAAGAGATATTAAATCCTGAAATTAATCCAGAACTGTATGGTGATCTATACCATAAGGTCAGAATTAATTATTATCCGCCACATGGCGACAATAAAGAGAGCTGGGATAACATCGATATATTTGGCTGGCTGGGATATCCTATGCAGATAAAAATCAATTTTCTTTGTAGAGATTCTATATTGGCAGCACCTATTGTGTTAGATTTAGCTTTGTTTTTAGACTTAGCTCACCGTGCCGGTATGTCGGGTATCCAGGAGTGGTTGTCGTTTTACTTAAAATCTCCGCAAACAGCTCCCGGATTAAAGGCGGAGCACGACATCTTTAAGCAGCTGATCAAATTGCAGAACACGTTGAGACATATTATGGGCGAAGATCTGATTACACATTTAGGCCTTGATTACTATCAAGAATTAGTGGATAGTTTGTGA
- a CDS encoding NDP-sugar synthase, whose product MDFAIIAAGEGSRLAKSGYPFPKPLARLQGETLIERLMDIFDSYGANAVNIIINEDSEALADYLYSFCSERRIRIIKKTTASSLHSFHELLKEIPSFDELCVTTVDTIFKKEDFAAYLKFFNERQDLDALMAVTPFVEDESPLYVQINHKGEITAFTDKQNQEGSENILVSGGVYALRKRALLCVEKAIASNIERMRNYQRLLLEEQLKVEAFTFEKIIDIDHLTDLHTAEAWLNELKMS is encoded by the coding sequence ATGGATTTTGCAATAATAGCTGCGGGGGAGGGGTCGCGTTTGGCTAAAAGTGGCTATCCTTTTCCAAAACCCTTGGCGAGGCTTCAAGGGGAGACCTTGATCGAAAGATTAATGGATATATTTGATAGCTATGGTGCAAATGCCGTTAATATCATTATAAATGAAGACTCAGAAGCATTAGCCGATTACCTGTACAGTTTTTGTTCCGAGAGGCGTATACGAATTATTAAAAAGACAACAGCGAGCTCCTTGCATAGTTTTCATGAACTGCTAAAAGAAATCCCCTCGTTTGACGAACTTTGTGTCACTACAGTAGACACTATTTTTAAAAAAGAGGATTTTGCCGCATATTTGAAATTTTTTAACGAGCGTCAAGATTTAGATGCATTAATGGCCGTTACACCATTTGTAGAAGATGAAAGCCCACTTTATGTGCAAATAAACCATAAAGGGGAAATTACTGCTTTTACTGATAAGCAAAATCAAGAGGGAAGTGAAAATATCTTGGTTTCCGGAGGGGTTTATGCATTGCGTAAAAGAGCATTGCTTTGTGTTGAAAAAGCTATCGCCAGTAATATAGAGCGTATGCGTAATTATCAGCGGCTATTGTTAGAAGAACAGCTAAAGGTTGAAGCATTTACATTTGAAAAAATAATAGACATTGATCATCTGACCGACCTGCATACGGCTGAAGCATGGCTGAATGAGTTGAAAATGTCTTAA